From the genome of Scytonema hofmannii PCC 7110, one region includes:
- a CDS encoding NACHT and WD repeat domain-containing protein, producing MSQQEHSEENLLPIAKPMIQQQVENSTLSGGVQAAIGNDNIQIQGDSNNVTINNTEILQISIDEIKTRKFIETSPYKGLKKFEPEDKDLFFGRDQFLQGLVDELEQTNLVLLLGASGSGKSSVVRAGLIPWLSQKHGTRLVNLIFTPDQDPFESLYASLLSKNTQQKAQIAREAKADTLTQVVTRLKQADDYWFILIDQFEELFTTSHSEKRDRFIASLVQIAKANVLKVKIMATMRADFLDKLSPYPALVKATNKHRPLIAEMQSDELRLAIEQPAAHHGVVFETGLVEEIIKDVQGQAGYLPLLQYTLNLLWETEVKTGSINDRTLNSSTYRKLGGVRGALQQRVDKIYEDLPAQEKIATQRIFLKLVDIGGDEDSGIEWKPVRRRALRSEFSVELEQDVLVKLINNNLLVSDRPKQSQQSTVEIAHETLLTSWTTLNNWIKTNRQAIALRNRLNDDVARWQASKAEDELWSGSKLEKIRELRKDVTFNQVLGGFSETANQFIDASLELRDRRKRRTTIVLTSFSAVAFTFAGVAAWQREISVSRELAANAKLQLAIDPEQSLQLATRAIDTYHTPEAEDILRKALFESRVRAKIQIPNYQHNNLIWTIAFTSDSKQVVATNMENGTVKVLNIDTLDGHTSLAKGKAFTNGDFVLVVNDNGRAEVRNFRTNQVQTLNEKLIEVTNAVFSSDGKFVLIGRGEKPGQIMNIVTGVVIILNKSTGNVVEASFSPDNQFLVSVSDDWKARLWNVKTGEFIRELPGNTSKESLGEVTVVQFSLNGNYIATACGFGAGCYLARGYDLDGDGIAEFDGTVRIWKKKGATFELFHELPTGDDRVYGLGFDSRSQLIATASGGKIAQVWNVSSGERISTFTGHSNWVWSAAFSPDSNFVVTSGSVETPLHRLWRCLTIVTMLQVRSANW from the coding sequence ATGAGCCAGCAAGAGCATTCCGAGGAAAACTTACTACCCATAGCTAAGCCAATGATTCAGCAGCAGGTAGAAAATTCTACTTTGAGTGGTGGGGTGCAAGCTGCAATAGGTAATGATAATATTCAAATTCAAGGTGATAGTAACAATGTTACTATCAACAATACGGAGATTTTGCAAATCTCTATTGATGAGATTAAAACTCGTAAATTTATAGAAACTTCTCCTTACAAAGGTTTAAAGAAATTTGAGCCAGAGGATAAAGACTTATTTTTTGGTCGCGACCAATTTCTACAAGGGTTGGTGGATGAACTCGAACAAACTAACCTAGTTTTACTTTTAGGTGCTAGTGGTAGTGGCAAATCATCGGTAGTGCGTGCGGGTTTGATTCCCTGGCTTTCCCAAAAACACGGAACGCGGTTAGTTAACCTGATATTTACCCCTGACCAAGACCCATTTGAATCTTTATATGCTAGTTTACTTAGTAAAAATACGCAACAAAAAGCCCAAATCGCCCGTGAGGCTAAAGCTGACACATTAACTCAAGTAGTGACGAGGCTAAAGCAAGCTGATGATTATTGGTTTATCTTAATTGACCAGTTTGAGGAGTTGTTTACTACCAGTCACTCAGAAAAACGCGATCGCTTTATCGCTAGTTTGGTACAAATAGCCAAAGCCAATGTTCTAAAAGTCAAAATCATGGCAACAATGCGGGCTGATTTTCTTGATAAGTTAAGCCCCTATCCAGCATTGGTGAAAGCTACAAATAAACATCGTCCGCTGATTGCAGAAATGCAATCAGATGAGTTGCGTTTGGCGATAGAACAACCTGCGGCTCATCATGGTGTAGTTTTTGAAACAGGGCTCGTTGAGGAAATCATTAAGGATGTACAAGGACAAGCAGGTTATTTGCCTTTGTTGCAGTACACACTGAATCTACTGTGGGAAACGGAAGTAAAAACTGGCAGTATCAATGACCGCACATTGAATAGCAGTACTTACCGGAAGTTAGGTGGGGTTAGGGGTGCGCTTCAGCAACGGGTGGATAAAATTTATGAGGATTTACCAGCACAGGAAAAAATTGCTACCCAGAGAATCTTCCTCAAACTGGTTGATATTGGTGGGGATGAAGACTCTGGTATTGAGTGGAAGCCCGTTCGCAGACGGGCGCTGCGTTCTGAGTTTAGCGTGGAGCTTGAGCAAGATGTGCTGGTTAAGTTGATTAATAATAATTTGTTAGTGAGTGACCGCCCAAAGCAATCCCAACAATCTACTGTAGAAATTGCCCATGAAACTCTTCTTACTTCTTGGACAACTTTAAATAACTGGATTAAAACAAATCGTCAAGCTATAGCGCTTCGTAATCGATTAAATGATGATGTGGCAAGGTGGCAAGCTTCTAAAGCAGAGGATGAACTGTGGAGTGGCTCGAAGTTGGAGAAAATTCGAGAACTAAGGAAAGACGTGACGTTTAATCAAGTGCTGGGTGGATTTAGTGAGACGGCAAACCAGTTTATTGATGCTAGTTTGGAGTTGCGCGATCGGCGAAAACGCAGAACTACGATCGTACTTACTAGCTTTTCAGCAGTGGCATTCACGTTTGCTGGAGTTGCAGCTTGGCAACGGGAAATTTCTGTATCTCGTGAACTTGCAGCGAACGCAAAATTGCAGCTGGCAATCGATCCCGAACAGAGTTTACAGTTGGCAACTCGTGCAATAGACACATATCATACCCCTGAAGCCGAGGATATTTTGAGAAAAGCCCTTTTTGAATCGCGTGTGCGAGCTAAAATCCAAATTCCTAATTACCAACACAATAATCTGATATGGACAATAGCTTTCACTTCTGATAGCAAGCAGGTAGTAGCAACAAATATGGAAAACGGCACAGTAAAGGTGTTGAATATCGACACATTGGATGGACACACTAGTTTAGCAAAAGGTAAAGCTTTCACAAATGGCGATTTTGTGCTTGTAGTTAATGATAACGGCAGAGCGGAGGTACGGAATTTCAGAACCAATCAAGTCCAAACCTTGAATGAGAAATTGATAGAAGTTACTAACGCCGTCTTTAGCTCTGACGGCAAATTTGTCCTAATCGGCAGAGGTGAAAAGCCAGGACAGATAATGAATATTGTCACAGGCGTAGTGATAATCTTGAACAAAAGCACGGGAAATGTGGTAGAAGCAAGCTTCAGCCCTGACAACCAATTCTTGGTCAGTGTTAGTGATGACTGGAAGGCACGACTGTGGAATGTCAAAACAGGAGAGTTTATCCGAGAGTTACCTGGAAATACATCTAAGGAAAGTCTAGGAGAGGTGACAGTTGTACAGTTCAGTCTCAATGGCAATTACATCGCAACAGCCTGTGGTTTTGGAGCTGGTTGTTACCTTGCTAGAGGGTATGATTTGGACGGTGACGGTATTGCTGAATTTGACGGTACAGTCAGGATCTGGAAAAAAAAGGGTGCTACATTTGAACTCTTTCATGAACTACCTACTGGGGATGACAGGGTATATGGGCTAGGCTTTGACTCTCGCAGTCAACTGATCGCTACTGCTAGTGGAGGTAAAATAGCACAAGTATGGAATGTGAGTTCAGGCGAAAGGATTTCTACCTTTACGGGTCATTCAAATTGGGTTTGGAGTGCAGCATTTAGTCCTGATAGCAACTTTGTCGTCACGTCTGGTTCAGTTGAAACGCCCTTACACAGGCTATGGCGTTGCTTGACGATCGTAACCATGTTACAAGTGCGTTCCGCCAATTGGTAA
- a CDS encoding CHAT domain-containing protein, giving the protein MNIKKILILSANPKDTNQLRLNEEVRNIQAALERAKNREQFEVFTSWAVRVEDLRRALLDHQPTIVHFSGHGSGTTGLILENNFGQVQLVSSESLARLFKLFQNKVECVLLNACYSEVQADAIYQHIDCVIGMTRPIGDVAATEFAVGFYDALGAGSSYDVCFEVGCASIDLAGIPESETPVLKFRPRLPQALDKQTEQQIDTEEYVAKGKNSPPRNNGGISQNVNGGTVYGGMQAAIGKNNQQRMTTQAATGKQPTKEEAIQMLAEIEQMISSAELPVNIKEEAMMYLGAARIATAKAEPNKALITTNLGGVVEILQNASQNQGKGETLWEKTKPVLLNITDWLNQAIALSILGMLVN; this is encoded by the coding sequence ATGAATATTAAAAAAATCTTAATTTTATCTGCCAATCCCAAAGATACAAATCAGTTGCGTCTCAATGAAGAAGTGCGGAATATTCAGGCTGCACTTGAACGAGCCAAAAATCGAGAACAATTTGAAGTTTTCACCTCTTGGGCAGTCCGAGTTGAGGACTTGCGTCGTGCATTGTTAGACCATCAACCAACAATTGTTCACTTTTCTGGGCATGGTTCAGGAACTACTGGATTGATTTTAGAAAATAATTTTGGGCAAGTGCAACTGGTAAGTAGTGAATCTCTAGCCCGATTATTTAAGTTATTTCAAAACAAAGTTGAGTGTGTTTTACTGAATGCCTGCTACTCAGAAGTACAAGCAGATGCCATTTATCAACATATTGATTGTGTTATAGGTATGACCCGTCCAATTGGAGATGTTGCCGCCACTGAATTTGCTGTTGGCTTTTATGATGCATTAGGGGCAGGAAGTTCCTATGATGTTTGTTTTGAAGTCGGTTGTGCTTCGATCGATCTAGCGGGAATTCCAGAGTCAGAAACTCCTGTACTTAAGTTTAGACCGCGTTTACCTCAAGCTTTAGATAAACAGACAGAACAACAAATAGATACAGAAGAATATGTTGCTAAGGGAAAAAATTCACCACCAAGAAATAATGGTGGTATTTCTCAAAACGTTAATGGAGGAACTGTGTACGGTGGGATGCAGGCTGCTATTGGTAAGAATAATCAACAGAGAATGACAACCCAAGCAGCTACTGGCAAACAGCCAACTAAAGAAGAAGCGATCCAGATGCTTGCAGAAATCGAGCAGATGATTAGCAGCGCAGAACTCCCAGTAAATATAAAAGAAGAAGCGATGATGTATTTGGGTGCAGCGAGAATTGCAACTGCAAAAGCAGAACCGAACAAAGCACTGATTACAACCAACCTTGGAGGTGTTGTTGAAATCTTGCAAAATGCTAGTCAAAACCAAGGAAAGGGTGAAACACTTTGGGAAAAGACAAAGCCTGTCTTATTGAACATAACTGATTGGTTGAATCAAGCGATCGCTCTTTCGATACTAGGAATGCTTGTAAACTAA
- a CDS encoding metallophosphoesterase family protein, whose translation MRLIHTSDWHLGKRLKGEDRTPEIAAALDELLEQAIARQVDAVLVAGDIYDVPNPPAEAEQVAYNFFCKLKEAKIPAVAIAGNHDSAFRIDGIAKLLSFVGVQALGRPQPPNKGGVIHVDTPGGKLCVAAMPFASERRLLKYDDLWDKDDLEQRQYYRFAVQKILSKLATEFRDDRVNVILAHMTIEGSLRAHSEVDYYTRDTYLISGQTLPPTAQYIALGHIHKPQKISHAAPTCYAGSLVQIDFGEAGEEKGFYLVEVEPGRPAKPEFIPISCQKPLKIVRCHDNDLEEHLEANRTHPGFLKLVVELTAPKIGLAEMVRKVCPQTLIVEPHYLKTEPENPTEYREDNQFDAVEEFRRYYLQRHETTVPPSVLEAFEKLYQEMSDASA comes from the coding sequence ATGCGCTTAATCCATACCTCTGATTGGCATTTAGGAAAACGACTCAAAGGTGAAGACCGCACGCCGGAAATTGCGGCTGCACTTGATGAATTGCTCGAACAAGCCATAGCGCGACAAGTGGATGCTGTTTTAGTAGCAGGTGATATTTATGATGTCCCAAATCCGCCTGCTGAAGCCGAACAAGTCGCCTATAATTTTTTCTGCAAGCTGAAAGAGGCGAAAATTCCTGCAGTTGCGATCGCAGGAAATCACGACTCTGCTTTTCGTATTGATGGGATCGCAAAGCTGCTATCATTTGTGGGAGTCCAAGCATTAGGTAGACCCCAACCGCCAAATAAAGGCGGTGTGATTCACGTTGATACTCCTGGTGGAAAGTTGTGCGTCGCAGCAATGCCATTTGCTTCCGAACGTAGATTATTGAAATATGACGATTTGTGGGATAAAGACGATCTAGAACAACGCCAATATTACCGCTTTGCAGTTCAAAAAATCTTGAGTAAATTAGCAACTGAGTTCCGAGACGATCGCGTTAACGTCATCCTAGCACACATGACAATTGAAGGGTCTTTACGCGCTCACTCGGAAGTCGATTACTATACACGAGATACATATCTTATCTCTGGGCAAACTTTACCACCCACAGCCCAGTATATTGCCCTCGGTCACATTCACAAACCCCAAAAAATTTCTCACGCCGCACCGACTTGTTATGCAGGTTCTTTAGTTCAGATTGATTTTGGCGAAGCAGGGGAAGAAAAAGGATTTTATCTTGTTGAAGTAGAACCAGGACGCCCTGCAAAACCCGAATTTATCCCTATTTCTTGCCAAAAGCCTTTAAAAATTGTTCGATGTCATGACAACGATTTAGAAGAACATTTAGAAGCCAATCGGACACATCCAGGATTTTTAAAGTTGGTAGTTGAACTAACAGCACCTAAAATAGGTTTAGCTGAGATGGTGCGTAAAGTTTGTCCCCAGACATTGATTGTTGAACCTCATTATTTAAAAACCGAGCCAGAAAATCCTACTGAGTACCGCGAAGACAATCAATTTGATGCTGTTGAAGAGTTTCGTCGCTACTACTTGCAGCGTCACGAAACCACAGTACCGCCATCAGTGTTAGAAGCATTTGAAAAATTATATCAGGAGATGAGTGATGCGAGCGCTTGA
- a CDS encoding AAA family ATPase — MRALELSLEGFTSFRSRETLDFSELDLFAITGPTGAGKTSLLDAITFALYGHVARFGKDATAKELVSLGSQNLKVSFRFSVRGVEYRVTRTWRDRPKTPESKVLLEWLQNDTWEKLETKNVTKRVEQVLAMDYETFTRVILLPQGKFDEFIKGSKVKRREILRDLAGFQIFERMRQQTQGQADGLKKEYQILERQLEELELPSAELFAEKQQQCKTVEQQIPGFNQAVFKAQKALDEEETLFKQIERLNDLRSQLAQLIAKSGKIEEYKLHLQQSQAADQIKDTYALVKAARDRFKKAQADVVSTQKNLSQAIQELEQKKTKLNEVTKYQKQVEPQFKAREEALTSARNYEEQRQQHQTELTRSRQTLSQRQNNLALAKQDLSDAEKKLQAASHQVEEAEKELTQYSLGGTRLEQLQEVSQRLGSYKLLQEQTDNFRQKLEKATLERQKSEKKYQEILAKLEKAKLVFQQKQKLLQEAEAVNHLALQSNHAAALRQALHDGDNCPVCNGTYVTAQLLSLPNIEQVNTTELLSQKDEAEQQYTATEKAVAKAETNLENSKQKEAEAQQELANSESQLTQLKQEISSVLETDGWEINALNQEFKELQESDRLYHQTLAKQKDAAARVRETQQALEATRKTHTTALTECNQAQQEVQRWEQQLQEVETKLHEITGGKSYAELQTELEKDKQKLEKQLKQITEAYQTAEKKVIRCEAEDKKARDDADAARLQEQQLESTWQVALVSEGFTEDSFLTARADSKQQSFWKGEISDYDTGKVEIETRVEEAKSQVGDRTTNSGTIQSLRDAKIAADERLKQAQNQLAQFMAWIQDAQSKQKQAEKRQEELSLVRTQVDTYTNLARSLKTDEFQAFALEHLERDLVTRATHVLQELTDSRYALRIQDGDYSVEDNWNGGELRRVQTLSGGETFAASLSMALALSEKLSMGAELGSLFLDEGFGTLDADTLETVYQILQSLRQQDRLIGVITHVKALGERLPQVKVYKRPEGSRIEVEIF, encoded by the coding sequence ATGCGAGCGCTTGAATTATCCCTTGAAGGTTTTACCAGTTTTCGCTCTCGGGAAACTCTTGATTTCTCCGAACTCGATTTGTTTGCCATCACAGGACCAACAGGCGCAGGCAAAACTTCTCTTCTTGATGCTATCACTTTTGCACTGTACGGTCATGTCGCTCGGTTTGGCAAGGATGCTACTGCTAAAGAACTTGTGAGTCTTGGAAGCCAAAATCTCAAAGTCAGTTTTCGCTTCTCAGTGCGTGGGGTGGAGTATCGAGTCACTCGGACTTGGCGAGATCGTCCTAAAACTCCTGAGAGTAAAGTTTTGTTGGAATGGCTCCAAAATGACACTTGGGAAAAACTGGAAACAAAGAATGTGACCAAGCGAGTCGAGCAAGTGTTGGCGATGGATTATGAAACTTTTACTCGTGTCATTTTATTACCTCAAGGTAAGTTTGATGAATTTATTAAAGGAAGTAAAGTTAAACGTCGGGAAATATTGCGTGATTTAGCTGGATTTCAGATTTTTGAAAGAATGCGCCAACAAACTCAAGGACAAGCTGATGGCTTAAAAAAGGAATACCAAATTCTTGAGCGTCAGTTGGAGGAGTTAGAGTTACCCTCAGCAGAGCTATTTGCGGAAAAACAACAGCAGTGCAAGACTGTTGAACAGCAAATACCTGGATTTAATCAAGCAGTCTTCAAAGCACAAAAAGCTCTGGATGAAGAGGAAACTCTGTTCAAGCAAATAGAGCGTTTAAATGATTTGCGATCGCAGTTAGCTCAACTCATTGCTAAATCTGGAAAAATTGAAGAATATAAATTACATCTGCAACAATCCCAAGCTGCTGACCAAATTAAGGACACTTATGCTTTGGTGAAAGCTGCTAGAGACAGATTTAAAAAAGCACAGGCTGATGTTGTCTCCACACAAAAGAATCTCAGTCAAGCTATACAGGAATTAGAGCAAAAGAAGACAAAACTTAATGAAGTTACAAAATACCAAAAACAGGTAGAACCTCAGTTCAAGGCGAGAGAAGAAGCTTTAACTTCAGCGCGAAATTATGAAGAACAAAGACAGCAGCATCAAACGGAATTAACACGCAGCCGTCAAACACTCTCCCAACGACAAAATAATCTAGCTTTAGCCAAGCAAGACTTAAGTGATGCTGAGAAGAAATTGCAAGCAGCTAGCCACCAAGTCGAAGAAGCGGAAAAGGAATTGACTCAATATTCTCTAGGTGGTACTCGTTTAGAGCAACTTCAGGAGGTTTCACAACGGCTTGGTTCTTATAAGTTATTACAGGAGCAGACTGATAATTTTCGGCAAAAATTAGAGAAAGCAACTTTAGAACGACAAAAATCTGAGAAAAAATATCAGGAAATTCTGGCAAAATTAGAAAAAGCAAAATTAGTTTTCCAACAAAAGCAAAAACTTTTACAAGAAGCAGAAGCAGTCAATCATCTCGCATTACAAAGTAACCATGCTGCTGCTTTACGTCAGGCATTACATGATGGAGATAACTGTCCTGTTTGTAATGGAACATATGTAACAGCACAGTTGCTAAGTTTACCAAATATTGAACAAGTTAATACAACAGAATTATTATCTCAGAAAGATGAAGCGGAACAACAATATACAGCAACAGAGAAAGCTGTTGCTAAAGCCGAAACAAATTTAGAAAACTCCAAGCAAAAAGAAGCTGAAGCCCAACAGGAATTAGCCAATTCTGAAAGTCAATTAACTCAGTTAAAACAGGAAATTAGCTCTGTACTGGAAACAGATGGTTGGGAAATCAATGCGTTGAACCAAGAGTTCAAAGAACTGCAAGAAAGCGATCGCTTATATCATCAAACTTTAGCCAAGCAAAAAGATGCAGCAGCACGGGTGCGCGAAACCCAACAAGCATTAGAAGCCACTCGCAAAACTCATACAACAGCTTTAACAGAATGTAACCAAGCTCAACAAGAAGTCCAACGTTGGGAACAGCAGTTACAAGAAGTGGAAACCAAACTGCATGAAATCACTGGGGGTAAATCCTATGCAGAGTTGCAAACAGAACTAGAAAAAGACAAACAGAAGCTGGAAAAACAACTGAAACAAATCACTGAGGCTTATCAAACTGCAGAGAAAAAAGTGATTCGGTGTGAAGCTGAAGACAAAAAAGCTCGCGATGATGCAGATGCAGCACGTCTTCAGGAACAACAGTTGGAATCGACTTGGCAAGTTGCACTTGTTTCTGAAGGATTTACAGAGGATAGTTTTCTGACAGCGCGGGCTGATTCCAAACAGCAAAGTTTTTGGAAAGGAGAGATTTCAGATTATGATACAGGGAAAGTGGAGATAGAAACACGAGTTGAAGAAGCCAAGTCACAGGTAGGTGATCGCACCACGAATTCAGGTACTATCCAATCTTTGCGTGATGCCAAAATTGCAGCTGATGAACGACTCAAGCAAGCACAAAATCAACTGGCTCAATTCATGGCTTGGATACAAGACGCTCAATCTAAACAGAAACAAGCTGAAAAACGCCAAGAAGAATTGTCTTTAGTGAGGACACAAGTGGATACTTATACAAATCTTGCTCGCAGCCTCAAAACTGATGAATTTCAAGCTTTTGCTCTAGAACATTTAGAAAGAGATTTGGTAACTCGTGCAACCCATGTTTTGCAAGAACTCACAGATTCTCGCTATGCGCTGAGAATTCAAGATGGAGATTACTCGGTTGAGGATAATTGGAATGGTGGTGAATTGAGACGAGTGCAAACTCTTTCAGGTGGTGAAACATTCGCTGCATCTCTTTCTATGGCACTTGCTTTGTCAGAAAAGTTATCCATGGGTGCAGAGTTAGGCAGTTTATTTTTAGATGAAGGATTTGGTACTTTAGATGCAGATACGCTAGAAACTGTCTACCAAATTTTACAATCTCTACGACAGCAAGACCGATTGATTGGGGTCATTACTCATGTTAAGGCATTGGGAGAGCGATTGCCGCAAGTCAAGGTTTATAAGCGTCCAGAGGGATCGAGGATAGAAGTTGAGATCTTTTAA
- a CDS encoding UPF0175 family protein, translating to MHILSLHYPDDLLITSGKSPQALEAELTFLLAVKLFELRRLSLGKAAAFCSMNKPQFMYELGRLHIPVINLDDDQIAEELRDD from the coding sequence ATGCATATTTTATCCCTTCATTATCCCGATGACTTACTCATTACCTCCGGCAAATCACCCCAAGCATTAGAAGCAGAACTCACATTTTTGCTCGCCGTCAAACTATTTGAGCTACGCCGACTATCGCTTGGTAAAGCCGCCGCCTTTTGCAGTATGAACAAACCTCAGTTTATGTACGAACTAGGGCGTTTGCATATCCCAGTTATCAACCTAGATGATGATCAAATCGCCGAGGAATTGCGCGATGATTAA
- a CDS encoding DUF3368 domain-containing protein, translating to MINSVIVADSSPLISLSIIGQLELLPQLYERILLPPAVWDEVTVQGVGLAGAQAVSQLTWLEIQTPEALVLEPLSILVDRGEAEAIALAQSTPNSTVLLDDAQARRVAERLGIRRIGTLGILRKAKKAGLIVEIKAYVEQLRTNGIYIRSSIIDAVLRDVGEID from the coding sequence ATGATTAACTCTGTCATTGTTGCCGATAGTAGCCCCCTTATCTCCTTATCAATTATCGGGCAACTGGAGCTTCTACCCCAACTGTATGAGCGAATATTACTTCCCCCAGCTGTGTGGGATGAAGTAACAGTGCAAGGTGTGGGTTTAGCTGGCGCACAAGCCGTCAGTCAATTAACTTGGTTGGAAATTCAAACCCCTGAAGCCCTGGTATTAGAACCATTATCAATCCTAGTCGATCGTGGAGAAGCTGAAGCTATTGCCTTGGCTCAGTCCACTCCAAATAGTACGGTACTTTTGGATGATGCTCAAGCACGACGGGTTGCAGAACGCTTAGGAATTCGCCGGATAGGTACTCTTGGCATTTTGCGTAAGGCGAAAAAAGCGGGTTTGATTGTTGAGATTAAAGCATACGTTGAGCAGCTACGCACAAATGGAATTTATATCCGATCTAGCATCATTGATGCAGTGCTACGGGATGTCGGAGAAATAGACTAA
- a CDS encoding WD40 repeat domain-containing protein: MTDIQAWAFLVGCNQYLDYRTIVAPSFMCESKTTSLLAKAAGGGLTEVGTAYYREIHNSKVDEITLVFRIIEATSEDTGIEGQGVLKDLFGREIDLIEGIVFQGLQPDIIVTQENLEKIHQKIIVHYRDFWNTTTSQPAIASETLAWIEDNHSNNCLQYIKLKNYYLDFRQQKVIEKSSKFQQSQSWKSLGTKEYDGEITSVVYVPNQESIIYRYERTVMIANWKKKQSKKLFVQRKVFGDCPTPVNISQNGEFVATAIIEKQDRNIVKLWNINNIWKSNDDKISPIVEFESSSFGIFGSTVLGRIHTVTFSPDNTILVIAGANQTIVVLDVSSGGELERLYGHSSTIRTIAISPDGKLMASGDELGDIKIWNWQTRQEIDHINIRLPVRTIAISPDSKTLVSGGDDCSVKLWDSYTRKEITTLAQHIEPINTVVFSPDGQMLAIGSDDCTIKLWDVQRQTKIAELEGHTKGVTSVSFSSDGRTLVSGSKDKTIRAWERLPD, from the coding sequence ATGACAGATATTCAAGCTTGGGCTTTTCTAGTTGGGTGTAATCAATACCTTGACTATAGAACCATAGTTGCTCCCAGTTTTATGTGTGAATCAAAAACGACAAGCCTACTAGCTAAAGCAGCAGGTGGAGGCTTAACCGAAGTTGGAACGGCGTACTACCGTGAAATTCATAATTCTAAAGTGGATGAGATCACTTTGGTTTTCCGTATCATTGAAGCAACATCGGAAGATACAGGAATTGAAGGACAGGGAGTGTTGAAAGATTTATTTGGGAGAGAAATTGATTTAATAGAAGGTATTGTTTTTCAAGGATTACAACCAGATATTATAGTCACACAGGAAAATCTTGAAAAAATTCATCAAAAGATAATAGTTCATTATCGGGATTTTTGGAATACTACAACTTCTCAACCTGCTATCGCTTCAGAAACTCTGGCTTGGATAGAAGATAATCACTCAAATAACTGCTTGCAATATATTAAGCTCAAAAATTATTATCTAGATTTTAGACAACAGAAGGTAATTGAAAAATCATCTAAATTTCAGCAGAGCCAATCATGGAAGAGTTTGGGGACGAAAGAATATGATGGAGAAATTACTTCTGTAGTGTACGTACCTAACCAAGAAAGTATCATATATCGTTATGAAAGAACAGTGATGATTGCTAACTGGAAAAAAAAGCAATCTAAAAAATTGTTTGTACAGAGAAAAGTGTTTGGTGATTGTCCTACTCCTGTAAATATCAGTCAGAATGGTGAATTTGTGGCTACTGCAATTATTGAAAAGCAAGATAGAAACATTGTAAAACTTTGGAATATCAATAATATTTGGAAATCTAATGACGATAAAATAAGTCCTATTGTGGAGTTTGAAAGTTCTTCATTTGGAATATTTGGAAGTACGGTTTTGGGTAGAATTCATACAGTAACTTTTTCTCCTGATAACACTATTTTAGTGATTGCTGGTGCAAATCAAACAATTGTTGTGTTAGATGTCAGCAGTGGAGGTGAATTAGAAAGGCTATATGGACATTCAAGTACAATTAGAACTATAGCAATTAGTCCAGATGGAAAATTAATGGCTAGTGGCGATGAGCTTGGAGATATTAAGATTTGGAATTGGCAAACGAGACAAGAAATTGACCATATTAATATTCGTTTACCAGTTAGAACTATAGCAATTAGTCCTGACAGCAAAACTTTGGTGAGTGGTGGAGATGATTGTAGTGTAAAGCTTTGGGATTCTTATACAAGAAAAGAAATTACTACTCTTGCACAACATATAGAACCGATAAACACAGTGGTTTTTAGTCCTGATGGTCAAATGCTTGCTATTGGGAGTGATGACTGTACTATAAAACTTTGGGATGTTCAAAGACAAACAAAAATCGCTGAACTAGAAGGACATACTAAAGGAGTAACATCAGTATCCTTTAGCTCTGATGGTCGAACTTTAGTAAGTGGAAGCAAGGATAAAACAATTAGAGCGTGGGAACGTTTACCAGATTGA